A single region of the Ziziphus jujuba cultivar Dongzao chromosome 10, ASM3175591v1 genome encodes:
- the LOC107411720 gene encoding probable glycerol-3-phosphate acyltransferase 3, protein MAPKYYGLEALFFMAKTLFPKRANQFSLQKKVVKPNKLLHKISSGLLPDGKQALVFQMEGALLKSSSIFPYFMLVAFEAGGLLRALILFLLYPFVCLAGEDLGMKVMVFVCFVGIKAKGFRVGKAVLPKFFLEDVSNEGFDMVMMTRFGRKVGVTNLPRVMVDGFLTDYLGVDAVLGRNLKVVSGYFVGLMEESKADNKVLDKILGEEKFGSGIIGIGSFNKALDQQLCSRCKVVHLVSEVEKRSSKVLPREKYPKPLIFHDGRLAFRPTLLASLVMFLWIPFGFLLSIIRISIAVLLPLNISLPILTFSGMRITQFSKPNSIPTQFEIAPKKPNSSTLYVCNHRTLIDPIYVSMVLGKPLTAVTYSLSRVTELISPIKTVRLTRCKEKDSKLMEKLLNQTDIVVCPEGTTCREPYLLRFSPLFAEMSDEIVPVAIDYCVSMFYGTTASGYKALDPIFLLMNPITNCSIKILDKLPGCFTCRVGGKSKFEVANYVQSKIGKVLGFECTSLTRKDKYIILAGNEGTI, encoded by the exons atggctCCAAAATATTATGGTTTGGAAGCTCTGTTCTTCATGGCCAAAACCCTTTTCCCAAAAAGAGCCAACCAATTCAGTCTGCAAAAGAAGGTGGTCAAACCCAATAAACTACtccataaaatttcatcagGATTACTTCCAGATGGTAAGCAAGCTCTGGTATTTCAAATGGAGGGAGCATTGTTAAAGTCATCTTCAATCTTTCCTTACTTCATGCTTGTGGCGTTTGAAGCTGGTGGGCTTTTAAGAGCTCTCATTCTGTTCCTGCTATACCCTTTTGTATGTTTGGCTGGTGAAGATTTGGGGATGAAGGTTATGGTATTTGTTTGCTTTGTGGGGATCAAAGCAAAAGGTTTCAGAGTTGGAAAAGCTGTATTGCCCAAGTTCTTCTTGGAAGATGTTTCCAATGAAGGATTTGACATGGTGATGATGACGAGGTTTGGGAGAAAAGTTGGAGTTACTAATTTGCCTAGAGTTATGGTGGATGGCTTTTTGACCGATTACCTTGGTGTTGATGCTGTATTGGGAAGAAACTTGAAGGTGGTTTCTGGGTATTTTGTGGGTTTGATGGAGGAAAGCAAAGCTGATAATAAGGTTTTGGATAAGATACTTGGGGAAGAGAAATTTGGTTCCGGTATTATAGGAATTGGTAGCTTCAACAAGGCACTTGATCAGCAACTCTGTTCTCGTTGCAAG GTTGTTCACTTGGTAAGTGAGGTTGAGAAGAGGAGCTCGAAAGTGCTTCCAAGGGAGAAATACCCAAAGCCCTTGATATTCCATGATGGAAGATTGGCTTTTAGACCAACTTTACTAGCCTCATTGGTAATGTTTTTATGGATTCCATTTGGGTTTTTACTTTCAATAATCAGAATTTCTATCGCTGTACTTCTTCCCCTTAACATATCTCTTCCTATCTTAACCTTTAGTGGAATGAGAATAACCCAATTCTCAAAACCCAATTCCATTCCCACCCAATTCGAAATTGCCCCCAAAAAACCAAATAGCAGTACACTCTATGTATGCAACCACAGAACTCTGATTGATCCAATCTATGTCTCAATGGTTCTTGGGAAACCTCTCACAGCAGTCACATACAGCTTAAGCAGAGTCACTGAGCTTATTTCACCAATCAAGACGGTTCGTCTAACAAGATGTAAAGAGAAAGATTCAAAACTGATGGAGAAGCTGCTGAACCAAACTGATATTGTGGTTTGTCCTGAAGGAACTACTTGCAGAGAACCATATCTTCTAAGGTTTAGTCCTTTGTTTGCAGAAATGAGTGATGAAATAGTTCCTGTAGCTATAGATTATTGTGTTAGCATGTTCTATGGAACAACAGCAAGTGGTTACAAGGCCTTGGATCCAATTTTCCTGCTCATGAATCCAATTACCAACTGCTCTATCAAGATTCTAGACAAGCTACCAGGATGTTTTACTTGTAGGGTTGGAGGGAAATCCAAGTTTGAAGTAGCTAATTATGTTCAGTCAAAGATTGGTAAAGTTTTAGGATTTGAGTGCACTAGCTTAACaaggaaagataaatatatCATCTTGGCAGGTAATGAGGGGACAATATAG
- the LOC107411719 gene encoding probable glycerol-3-phosphate acyltransferase 3 yields MFHKKTDNSFTNNHMKVSNFYGLKELLNQTLVFHVEGALLKTSSLFPYFMLVAFEAGGPLRALILLLLYPLIHLAGEEELGLKIMVFLSFFGIKEKSFKIGKTVLPKFFLEDVGYEGFMMVMRGGKRVGVTDLPRVMVDGFLTDFLGINKIVGRELKVAGGYFLGLMEETKANNLNLNEILGNNNKKAGSDHVIGLGCSNNSLDKLLFSICKEVYLVTEAEKKNWQTLPREKYPKPLVFHDGRLAFRPTPFETLATFIWIPFGAFLCIFRFIIAKLLPLKLSLPILSFTGMRSEVKKPNSFTTVPTKAEDKRGKLYVCNHKTVLDPIYVSLAIMKPTNTITYSKIGLTELLFPVRTVRLTRDKEKDSKMLEQVLSRGEDIVVFPEGTTCSEPYLLSFSPLFAELSDDQVVPVAIKTEVSMFHGTTNRGSKFLDLVFFLMNPSLTYSVAILEKLPRSFRGHGGEKSKCEIANLVQSEIAMALGFESTCLSKKDKYIMLTRI; encoded by the exons ATGTTCCACAAAAAAACAGACAATTCTTTCACTAATAACCATATGAAGGTCAGCAACTTCTATGGCTTGAAAGAGCTCCTAAACCAAACCTTGGTGTTTCATGTGGAGGGTGCATTACTAAAAACATCTTCCCTCTTTCCTTACTTCATGCTTGTGGCTTTTGAAGCTGGAGGCCCTTTAAGAGCCCttattttgcttcttttatACCCTTTGATACATTTGGCGGGTGAAGAAGAATTGGGTCTGAAGATTATGGTTTTTCTATCCTTTTTTGGGATTAAAGAGAAGAGttttaaaattggaaaaacTGTGTTGCCCAAGTTCTTTCTAGAGGATGTTGGATATGAAGGATTCATGATGGTGATGAGGGGTGGGAAAAGGGTAGGAGTGACTGATCTCCCTAGAGTTATGGTTGATGGGTTCTTGACAGATTTCTTGGGAATCAACAAAATTGTTGGTAGAGAGTTGAAAGTGGCAGGTGGgtattttttgggtttaatgGAGGAAACGAAAGCTAATAACCTCAATTTGAATGAGAttcttggaaataataataagaaagctGGTTCTGATCATGTTATTGGGCTTGGCTGCTCCAACAATTCTCTTGATAAACTACTTTTTTCTATTTGCAAg GAAGTTTATTTGGTCACTGAAGCTGAGAAAAAGAACTGGCAAACACTTCCAAGAGAGAAATACCCGAAGCCATTGGTCTTCCATGATGGAAGATTGGCTTTCAGGCCAACTCCATTTGAAACCCTAGCAACATTCATATGGATTCCATTTGGGGCTTTCTTATGCATTTTTAGATTCATTATAGCTAAACTATTACCTTTAAAACTCTCTCTCCCCATATTGTCCTTCACAGGGATGAGAAGTGAGGTGAAAAAACCCAATTCTTTCACCACCGTTCCAACAAAAGCAGAGGACAAAAGGGGAAAACTATATGTCTGCAACCACAAAACTGTGCTTGATCCAATCTATGTTTCTTTGGCCATCATGAAACCTACTAATACAATCACTTACAGCAAAATTGGACTCACTGAGTTGCTCTTTCCTGTCAGGACAGTACGATTAACAAGGGACAAAGAGAAAGACTCAAAAATGTTGGAACAGGTACTGAGCAGAGGTGAAGATATCGTGGTTTTTCCAGAAGGAACAACATGCAGTGAACCATATCTACTTAGTTTTAGTCCTTTATTTGCAGAGCTGAGTGATGACCAGGTTGTTCCAGTTGCCATAAAGACTGAGGTTAGCATGTTCCATGGAACAACAAATAGAGGGTCTAAATTCTTGGACTTGGTATTTTTCCTTATGAATCCATCTCTAACCTACTCCGTTGCGATTCTGGAGAAGTTGCCCAGATCATTTAGAGGTCACGGTGGTGAAAAATCAAAGTGTGAAATAGCTAATCTTGTGCAGAGTGAGATTGCCATGGCCTTGGGTTTTGAGAGCACTTGTTTAAGCAAGAAGGACAAGTATATTATGTTAACTAGGATCTAA
- the LOC125421007 gene encoding F-box/kelch-repeat protein At3g23880-like, whose translation MKGSLCNLAEGVMEQILLRLPVESLVQFKCACKCWHTLIDCPEFMAKHLHTSNNMSSSSTSLLFTDKYKLSAFENAEFSRLTIYHDDDDDDDHPLINYGVDEVCKLPIGNNLYVGTQCNGIFLMCEKSFQAISLYNPTTRKLWLIPDACPMDCIVQAVGFGYDSRANEHKVVRITSSNNNNGNSSKVCSAHIYNLSSISNDSWTEIELPIEDKDSLSICEYGNQVYCKGVYYWMTDGKIIYFDISDEEFHVKPLPKENDLPLVRVQKLMLWNNDFVALLICSGGILEPLEIEMWVLMDGDDGRCCWTKHLSIGPLIFCYCPLSFWKSDELLLAYYPHYKPPLKMTSDNLGTRKLRDLPIPCSSIFDNDVEVIPFVKSLVSFHTTGTKSLSALPCKHLETSTSTKGWDTKTTVGLFTYISILTLGIRWLKHIKSQSGSPE comes from the coding sequence ATGAAGGGGAGTTTGTGCAATCTAGCAGAGGGTGTGATGGAGCAAATCCTGTTGAGATTACCGGTGGAGTCTCTGGTACAATTCAAGTGTGCTTGCAAATGCTGGCACACTCTCATCGACTGCCCTGAGTTCATGGCCAAGCATCTCCACACTTCCAACAATATGTCATCGTCTTCTACGTCCTTATTATTCACTGATAAATACAAACTCAGTGCTTTTGAAAATGCAGAATTCTCAAGGTTAACAATATaccatgatgatgatgatgatgatgatcatcctttgataaattatggtgTTGATGAAGTATGCAAGCTACCAATTGGTAATAATCTGTACGTGGGGACTCAATGTAATGGCATCTTTTTGATGTGTGAAAAGTCATTTCAAGCCATTAGTCTGTACAATCCCACAACCAGGAAACTTTGGCTTATTCCTGATGCATGCCCCATGGATTGTATCGTGCAAGCAGTGGGATTCGGCTACGATTCCAGAGCTAATGAGCATAAGGTTGTTCGGATTACATCGTCTAACAATAACAATGGCAATAGCAGTAAAGTTTGCAGTGCTCATATATACAATCTTAGCAGTATTAGCAATGATTCTTGGACAGAGATCGAGCTGCCAATAGAAGATAAAGACAGTTTATCCATTTGTGAGTATGGCAATCAAGTTTACTGCAAAGGAGTTTATTACTGGATGACCgatggaaaaataatttatttcgaCATAAGCGATGAGGAATTCCATGTAAAACCGTTGCCAAAAGAAAATGACTTGCCGCTAGTCCGGGTACAAAAATTGATGTTGTGGAATAATGATTTTGTTGCTTTGTTGATCTGCTCTGGAGGCATATTGGAACCATTAGAAATTGAAATGTGGGTATTGATGGATGGTGATGATGGTCGTTGTTGTTGGACAAAACATCTATCAATCGGGCCACTAATCTTCTGTTACTGTCCATTGTCGTTTTGGAAGAGTGATGAGCTCCTTTTGGCGTATTATCCTCACTATAAACCTCCATTGAAAATGACCTCCGACAACCTTGGTACCCGGAAGCTTAGGGATCTTCCTATACCTTGTTCTTCCATTTTTGACAATGATGTAGAAGTAATTCCCTTTGTAAAGAGTCTGGTTTCATTCCACACGACTGGTACCAAATCTCTTTCAGCTTTACCATGCAAACATTTAGAAACCAGTACTAGTACCAAAGGTTGGGACACCAAAACCACAGTGGGATTATTTACCTACATTTCGATATTGACATTAGGAATTCGTTGGCTCAAGCATATTAAAAGCCAATCCGGTTCCCCGGAATAA